One window of Halopelagius longus genomic DNA carries:
- a CDS encoding cobalamin B12-binding domain-containing protein, translated as MSADAERGQQQRTIRCLIAKVGLDGHDRGAHVISRAFRDAGFEVVYSGLHRSPDEIVQAAVQEDVDVLGLSILSGAHNTLVPKVIDGLKEYGAFEDTLVLVGGIIPDDDRPKLKEMGVAAVFGPGTSMKETIEFVRENAPRRD; from the coding sequence ATGAGCGCCGACGCAGAACGCGGCCAACAACAGCGCACAATCCGCTGTCTCATCGCAAAGGTCGGTCTCGACGGGCACGACCGAGGGGCGCACGTCATCTCCCGCGCCTTCCGAGACGCCGGTTTCGAGGTCGTCTACTCCGGCCTCCACCGCTCGCCGGACGAAATCGTCCAAGCGGCCGTCCAAGAGGACGTGGACGTCCTCGGCCTCTCCATCCTCTCGGGGGCGCACAACACGCTCGTCCCGAAGGTGATAGACGGTCTCAAGGAGTACGGCGCGTTCGAGGATACGCTCGTCCTCGTCGGCGGCATCATCCCCGACGACGACCGCCCGAAACTGAAGGAGATGGGCGTCGCGGCGGTGTTCGGTCCGGGCACCTCGATGAAGGAGACCATCGAGTTCGTGCGCGAGAACGCCCCCCGCCGCGACTGA
- a CDS encoding GAF domain-containing protein, protein MASGPSDTRVLVVTTGGDAAGEESDVASSLSAHLPGQTVVRSSSTAAEYLRELGPTVDCVVAVGADADVVWTISETDPSIPLVVYGEEVLYTHVDAVIPSTASIDDLVARVQTEVSESRETNHLEEVNAKLTALSRYAKQITGCETVHDVCDRTVEATHDALDFDFCVLAFVEGDQIVPCCSTLPMDAERPIDLGEGVAGRTLETGEPQVVADMQSDPDATFKEREFRSVVSVPVGDRGVLQVVADEADAYDEQDVEFLEILAGYTNEALARLERETALRDERDRFHAFFEALPVPVAYVEAERSGEASVREINAAYERTFPQAADALGEDAADAFPTTGERRLVSDRLRDADPADQQIERSVREAGVEPFTVVLVPLERIGLSASGYLVYVPGTVPSDETRTGYSS, encoded by the coding sequence ATGGCCTCCGGACCGAGCGATACCCGGGTTCTCGTCGTGACGACCGGCGGCGACGCCGCCGGTGAGGAGTCCGACGTGGCGTCGTCCCTGTCGGCGCACCTCCCGGGTCAGACCGTCGTCAGGTCGAGTTCGACCGCCGCGGAGTACCTCCGCGAGTTGGGCCCGACGGTGGACTGCGTCGTCGCCGTGGGCGCAGACGCCGACGTCGTCTGGACGATTTCGGAGACGGACCCCTCGATTCCGTTGGTCGTCTACGGCGAGGAGGTGCTCTACACCCACGTCGACGCCGTCATCCCCTCGACTGCGAGCATCGACGACTTGGTCGCCCGCGTCCAGACGGAAGTGTCCGAGAGCAGGGAAACGAACCACCTCGAAGAGGTCAACGCCAAACTGACGGCGCTCTCCCGGTACGCAAAGCAGATAACCGGCTGTGAAACCGTCCACGACGTCTGCGACCGAACCGTCGAGGCGACCCACGACGCGTTGGACTTCGACTTCTGCGTCCTCGCGTTCGTCGAGGGCGACCAGATAGTCCCGTGCTGTTCGACGCTTCCGATGGATGCGGAACGGCCCATCGACCTCGGCGAGGGCGTCGCCGGTCGGACGCTGGAGACGGGCGAACCGCAGGTCGTCGCCGACATGCAGTCGGACCCGGACGCGACGTTCAAAGAGCGGGAGTTCCGCTCCGTCGTCAGCGTCCCCGTCGGCGACCGAGGCGTCCTTCAGGTGGTTGCGGACGAAGCGGACGCCTACGACGAACAGGACGTGGAGTTCCTCGAAATTCTTGCGGGTTACACGAACGAAGCGCTCGCCCGCCTCGAACGGGAGACGGCGCTCAGAGACGAACGGGACCGGTTCCACGCGTTCTTCGAGGCGCTTCCGGTGCCCGTCGCGTACGTCGAAGCCGAACGGAGCGGGGAGGCGTCCGTCCGCGAGATAAACGCCGCCTACGAGCGGACGTTCCCCCAAGCGGCGGACGCCCTCGGGGAGGACGCGGCCGACGCGTTCCCGACAACGGGCGAACGGCGACTCGTCTCGGACCGCCTCCGCGACGCCGACCCGGCGGACCAGCAGATCGAACGGTCGGTCCGCGAGGCGGGGGTCGAACCGTTCACCGTGGTGCTCGTCCCGTTGGAGCGCATCGGCCTGTCGGCGTCGGGCTACCTCGTCTACGTCCCCGGGACGGTGCCGAGCGACGAGACGCGGACCGGGTATTCATCCTGA
- a CDS encoding S9 family peptidase — translation MHDIERYLNVRSAYGASFGPEGERLSFLMDTTGVPQVWTVEEPGAWPEQRTFYDERVTFASWSPERDELAFGMDEGGNERQQLFRYDPGTGEVTNLTGMPDAKHRWGGWSHDGERVAFTSNRREESVFDVYVQGRDETGEEAELVVEGDGWLTLGGWSPDDAKLIVSEAYSNFDQDVSVLDVESGELTHLTPHEGTVRFQSASWGPDGESVYLVSDRESDTLDLWRVDIDTGEFSLVVSDEEWEIDGVSIDEDSRRVVYSRNVDGYTRLTAGELTAPDRIDPSAEPDVPRGVAGGVSWGPDGDRFALTVTTSTDATNVYVVDAKTGEAERWTRAATAGIPRDSFVEPELVHYPTFDDRDIPAFFSLPDSAAGDGDTPVIVDIHGGPESQRRPSFSAVKQYFLAHGYAVFEPNVRGSAGYGKAYGHLDDVENRMDSVADIEAAVEWLHDHPAVDPDRVVAMGGSYGGFMVLASMTEYPELWAAGVDIVGIANFVTFLENTGEWRRELREAEYGSLEDDREFLESISPLNNVEKIRAPLFVLHGENDPRVPVSEAHQLVEEASEHVPVRELIFEDEGHGFSKLENRVEAYSQIVEFLDEHV, via the coding sequence GTGCACGACATCGAGCGGTATCTGAACGTCAGAAGCGCCTACGGCGCGTCGTTCGGCCCCGAGGGGGAACGGCTCTCCTTTCTCATGGACACGACGGGCGTGCCGCAGGTTTGGACCGTCGAGGAACCCGGCGCGTGGCCCGAACAGCGGACGTTCTACGACGAACGCGTCACGTTCGCCTCGTGGTCGCCAGAACGCGACGAACTCGCCTTCGGGATGGACGAGGGGGGCAACGAGCGGCAACAGCTGTTCCGTTACGACCCCGGGACGGGCGAGGTGACGAACCTCACCGGGATGCCGGACGCCAAACACCGCTGGGGCGGGTGGAGTCACGACGGCGAGCGAGTCGCGTTCACCTCGAACCGCCGCGAGGAGTCCGTCTTCGACGTGTACGTGCAGGGCCGCGACGAGACGGGCGAGGAGGCGGAACTCGTCGTCGAGGGCGACGGCTGGCTCACCCTCGGCGGGTGGTCGCCCGACGACGCGAAGCTCATCGTCTCGGAGGCGTACTCGAACTTCGACCAGGACGTCTCCGTCCTCGACGTCGAGTCGGGCGAACTGACCCACCTCACGCCCCACGAGGGGACGGTGCGCTTCCAGTCCGCCTCGTGGGGGCCGGACGGCGAGAGCGTCTACCTCGTCTCGGACCGCGAGAGCGACACGCTCGACCTGTGGCGCGTCGATATCGACACCGGGGAGTTCTCGCTCGTCGTCTCGGACGAGGAGTGGGAGATAGACGGCGTCTCGATAGACGAAGACTCCCGCCGCGTCGTCTACTCGCGGAACGTGGACGGCTACACCCGACTGACGGCGGGCGAACTCACCGCGCCCGACAGAATCGACCCGTCCGCCGAACCGGACGTGCCGCGCGGCGTCGCCGGCGGCGTCTCGTGGGGCCCCGACGGCGACCGGTTCGCCCTGACGGTGACGACGAGCACCGACGCGACGAACGTGTACGTCGTGGACGCGAAGACGGGCGAGGCCGAACGCTGGACGCGCGCGGCGACGGCGGGCATCCCGCGGGACTCCTTCGTCGAACCCGAACTCGTCCACTACCCGACGTTCGACGACCGGGATATTCCGGCGTTCTTCTCGCTGCCCGACAGCGCCGCGGGCGATGGCGATACGCCCGTCATCGTGGACATCCACGGCGGCCCCGAGTCCCAGCGCCGCCCCTCGTTCAGCGCGGTGAAGCAGTACTTCCTCGCGCACGGGTACGCCGTCTTCGAACCGAACGTCCGAGGCTCGGCGGGGTACGGCAAGGCGTACGGCCACTTAGACGACGTGGAGAACCGCATGGACTCCGTCGCCGACATCGAGGCGGCGGTGGAGTGGCTTCACGACCACCCCGCGGTGGACCCGGACCGAGTCGTCGCGATGGGCGGGTCCTACGGCGGGTTCATGGTGCTTGCGTCGATGACGGAGTACCCCGAACTGTGGGCCGCGGGCGTCGACATCGTCGGCATCGCCAACTTCGTCACCTTCCTCGAGAACACGGGCGAGTGGCGGCGCGAACTCCGCGAGGCGGAGTACGGTTCCCTGGAGGATGACCGCGAGTTCCTCGAGTCCATCTCGCCGTTGAACAACGTCGAGAAGATTCGCGCGCCGCTTTTCGTCCTGCACGGCGAGAACGACCCGCGCGTTCCCGTCTCGGAGGCGCACCAACTCGTCGAGGAGGCGAGCGAACACGTCCCCGTCCGAGAACTCATCTTCGAAGACGAGGGGCACGGCTTCTCGAAGCTTGAGAACCGCGTCGAGGCGTACTCCCAAATCGTCGAGTTCCTCGACGAGCACGTCTGA
- a CDS encoding MTH865 family protein: MADAEAELRSEFRAAFEGADFPVKNQMDLVPALPNGPGTRFEANDGEVSFTAMEMAAKLGSHQSFPYEDVDSLVDDVIEGLKAEGML, from the coding sequence ATGGCAGACGCCGAAGCGGAACTCCGCTCCGAATTTCGAGCCGCGTTCGAAGGTGCCGACTTCCCCGTGAAAAACCAGATGGACCTCGTTCCCGCACTTCCGAACGGGCCCGGAACCCGTTTCGAGGCGAACGACGGCGAGGTGAGTTTCACCGCCATGGAGATGGCGGCGAAACTCGGGAGCCACCAGAGCTTCCCCTACGAGGACGTCGACTCCCTCGTAGACGACGTCATCGAGGGTCTGAAGGCCGAAGGGATGCTCTGA
- a CDS encoding M42 family metallopeptidase — protein sequence MADYEFDFDLLKELTETSGVPGYEDRVRDVVRREFESSVDEVRSDAMGNVVGTIEGDGDYSVAVAAHMDEIGFMVRHVTDDGFVQLDALGGWDPRVLKAQRVRIHTEDGDVPGVIGSPPPHTLSEEEKEKDPKVEDVHVDVGLSAEDANEAVSVGDLVTMEQTTVEMGETVTGKALDDRICLFSMLEAAKRIEDPDVTVHFAATVQEEVGLRGAKALGVDIDPDLAIALDVTVANDVPGFEAGDHVTELGEGTAIKLKDGSVITSPKVHRRLRSVAEDADIPHQMEILPAGGTDTAGFQNTHGAKPVGAISVPTRYLHTVTESAHVADVDATIDLLTAFLETETGEHDYAY from the coding sequence ATGGCCGACTACGAGTTCGACTTCGACCTCCTGAAGGAACTGACGGAGACCAGCGGCGTCCCCGGGTACGAGGACCGCGTCCGCGACGTGGTTCGCCGAGAGTTCGAATCCAGCGTCGACGAGGTTCGCTCGGACGCGATGGGCAACGTCGTGGGCACCATCGAGGGCGACGGGGACTACTCCGTCGCCGTCGCCGCCCACATGGACGAGATCGGCTTCATGGTGCGGCACGTCACCGACGACGGGTTCGTCCAACTCGACGCCCTCGGCGGGTGGGACCCGCGCGTCCTGAAGGCGCAACGCGTCCGCATCCACACCGAGGACGGCGACGTGCCGGGCGTCATCGGGTCGCCGCCGCCGCACACCCTCTCGGAGGAGGAGAAGGAGAAAGACCCGAAAGTCGAGGACGTCCACGTCGACGTGGGCCTCTCGGCCGAGGACGCCAACGAGGCGGTGTCCGTCGGCGACTTAGTGACGATGGAGCAGACGACGGTGGAGATGGGCGAGACGGTGACGGGGAAGGCCCTCGACGACCGGATCTGTCTGTTCTCGATGCTCGAAGCGGCGAAGCGAATCGAGGACCCCGACGTGACCGTCCACTTCGCCGCGACGGTCCAAGAGGAGGTCGGACTCCGCGGGGCGAAGGCCCTCGGCGTCGATATCGACCCGGACCTCGCAATCGCCCTCGACGTGACCGTCGCCAACGACGTGCCCGGGTTCGAGGCGGGCGACCACGTGACCGAACTCGGCGAGGGGACGGCGATAAAGCTGAAAGACGGTAGCGTCATCACGAGTCCGAAGGTCCACCGCCGCCTCCGTTCGGTGGCCGAGGACGCCGACATCCCCCACCAGATGGAGATTTTGCCCGCCGGCGGGACGGACACCGCAGGCTTTCAGAACACTCACGGGGCGAAACCCGTCGGCGCAATCTCCGTGCCGACGCGGTACCTCCACACCGTGACCGAGAGCGCGCACGTCGCCGACGTGGACGCGACGATAGACCTCCTGACGGCGTTCTTAGAGACGGAGACGGGCGAGCACGACTACGCGTACTGA
- a CDS encoding plastocyanin/azurin family copper-binding protein encodes MTDGNAEMSRRAFLRTATGAAAVAGASGAAAAQETGTSTASGGEGTGTASGEGTGTGTAGGEGTGTSEGGGGGGGGGGGTETVAVGPDGELVFSPGTDSPLQITPGTTVEFVWESDNHNVVVDSQPDDASWEGHEPIENSGFSFSSTFDVLGTYEYHCDPHETAGMVGTIEVVESISTPAPEQVPSVPDSAKTLGVATTFAMVATLGLAFFFLKYGGDYELEDEE; translated from the coding sequence ATGACTGACGGCAACGCGGAGATGTCCCGTCGCGCGTTCCTTCGGACCGCCACCGGGGCGGCGGCCGTCGCGGGTGCGTCAGGGGCCGCCGCGGCCCAGGAAACGGGTACGAGCACGGCGTCCGGCGGCGAAGGGACCGGTACCGCAAGCGGCGAAGGCACCGGTACCGGCACCGCGGGCGGCGAGGGAACCGGCACCTCCGAGGGTGGCGGCGGTGGCGGTGGCGGCGGCGGTGGAACCGAAACCGTCGCCGTCGGTCCGGACGGCGAACTCGTCTTCTCGCCCGGCACCGACTCGCCGCTACAGATAACCCCCGGAACGACCGTCGAGTTCGTCTGGGAGTCCGACAACCACAACGTAGTCGTCGACAGCCAACCCGACGACGCAAGCTGGGAGGGTCACGAACCCATCGAGAACTCCGGCTTCTCGTTCAGTTCCACCTTCGACGTTCTCGGCACGTACGAGTACCACTGCGACCCCCACGAGACGGCGGGCATGGTCGGCACCATCGAAGTCGTCGAGTCGATCTCGACGCCCGCGCCCGAGCAAGTGCCGTCCGTCCCCGACTCGGCGAAGACGCTCGGCGTCGCCACCACGTTCGCGATGGTCGCCACGCTCGGTCTCGCCTTTTTCTTCCTGAAGTACGGCGGCGACTACGAACTCGAAGACGAGGAGTAA
- a CDS encoding glycosyltransferase family 4 protein yields MRIAFVSMYTEQRRTDGATRRTRRTAELLAARGHDVTVLCAQWWEGDVPEFEQNDVTYVAVTETPSVGSFASKLPFALRRVKPDVIHAANSPPSHVTAAKTAARFLRTPVVVDWWTEREEDSTGASKRAARAAKRVVTPSRMVKTHVREYGVAEEAVRVVPESIDFDLVRESDVDSRADMVYARDIDEHANVESFFLALAELRDRDWRAAVVGDGPELDAAKQTAAELRIDDRVEFLGDLPPEEFVPIMKGARVFAQTAAVEPFATNLLWALACGCVGLVEYQARSSAHELVENCDRGVRVTSPQELAREIAVAARADDMTVNEAFADYDHSTVVQRYVDCYTEAIEDYGFF; encoded by the coding sequence ATGCGAATCGCGTTCGTCTCGATGTACACCGAGCAACGTCGCACAGACGGTGCGACGAGACGGACGCGGCGGACGGCGGAACTCCTCGCCGCGCGCGGCCACGACGTGACCGTCCTCTGCGCGCAGTGGTGGGAGGGCGACGTGCCCGAGTTCGAACAGAACGACGTGACGTACGTCGCCGTCACCGAGACGCCCTCGGTGGGGTCGTTCGCCTCGAAACTCCCCTTCGCCCTCCGGCGCGTCAAACCGGACGTGATACACGCCGCCAACAGTCCGCCGTCGCACGTCACCGCCGCGAAGACGGCGGCGCGGTTCCTCCGGACGCCGGTGGTCGTCGACTGGTGGACCGAACGCGAGGAGGACTCGACGGGCGCGAGCAAACGCGCCGCGCGCGCGGCCAAGCGCGTCGTCACCCCTTCCCGGATGGTCAAGACGCACGTCCGGGAGTACGGCGTCGCCGAGGAGGCCGTCCGCGTCGTCCCCGAGTCCATCGACTTCGACCTCGTCCGCGAGAGCGACGTGGACTCCCGCGCGGACATGGTGTACGCCCGCGACATCGACGAACACGCGAACGTGGAGTCGTTCTTCCTCGCCCTCGCGGAACTGCGCGACAGGGACTGGCGCGCCGCCGTCGTCGGCGACGGTCCGGAACTCGACGCCGCCAAGCAGACGGCGGCCGAACTCCGAATCGACGACCGAGTGGAGTTCCTCGGCGACCTGCCGCCGGAGGAGTTCGTCCCCATCATGAAGGGCGCGCGGGTGTTCGCTCAGACCGCCGCCGTCGAACCGTTCGCCACCAACCTGCTGTGGGCCCTCGCCTGCGGGTGCGTCGGACTCGTGGAGTATCAAGCCCGCTCTAGCGCGCACGAACTCGTCGAGAACTGCGACCGGGGCGTCCGCGTGACGAGTCCGCAGGAACTCGCGCGCGAGATCGCCGTCGCCGCCCGCGCCGACGACATGACGGTCAACGAGGCGTTCGCCGACTACGACCACTCGACCGTCGTCCAACGGTACGTCGACTGCTACACCGAGGCCATCGAGGACTACGGGTTCTTCTAA
- a CDS encoding DUF420 domain-containing protein produces MATASADNPVKEHPAAVTAVLSVVGYGLVVGTFLGYVPGTVFPDLSLAEVNLLSDAIALVNAVNVVVIAAGWRWIRRDEVRKHAVAMVASFALILVFLAMYLTKIGGGGTKEFVGPTFVYYPYLAMLAIHIVLSIVAVPVVLYALVLGLTHSPGELRRDTPHRRVGRIAAGSWLLSLSLGVVTYFLLNHLYGWEYVQSAATLVAVPL; encoded by the coding sequence ATGGCAACCGCGAGCGCCGACAATCCGGTGAAGGAACATCCCGCGGCGGTGACGGCGGTGCTCTCCGTCGTGGGCTACGGCCTCGTCGTCGGCACCTTCCTCGGGTACGTCCCCGGCACCGTCTTCCCCGACCTCTCTCTGGCCGAGGTGAACCTGCTTTCGGACGCCATCGCCCTCGTGAACGCGGTGAACGTCGTCGTCATCGCCGCCGGGTGGCGGTGGATTCGGCGCGACGAGGTGCGGAAGCACGCCGTCGCTATGGTCGCCTCGTTCGCCCTCATCCTCGTCTTCCTCGCGATGTACCTCACGAAAATCGGCGGCGGCGGGACCAAGGAGTTCGTCGGCCCGACGTTCGTCTACTACCCGTACCTCGCGATGCTGGCGATTCACATCGTCCTCTCCATCGTCGCCGTGCCCGTCGTCCTCTACGCACTCGTCCTCGGACTCACGCACTCGCCGGGCGAACTGCGCCGCGACACGCCGCACCGACGCGTGGGTCGCATCGCCGCCGGGTCGTGGCTCCTCTCTCTGTCCTTGGGCGTGGTCACCTACTTCCTCCTGAACCACCTCTACGGGTGGGAGTACGTCCAGTCGGCGGCGACGCTGGTCGCCGTCCCCCTCTGA
- a CDS encoding NAD(P)-dependent glycerol-1-phosphate dehydrogenase: protein MFDKSKWIQLPRNVLVGHEVLEELSAAVSELYLSGRPLLVTSPTPNEIAGDRVRAQFDDPATVTISEASFDSVERVIEVGNEVGAGYLVALGGGKAIDTAKMASDSLDCGFISVPTAASHDGIVSGRSSIPEGDTRHSVAADPPLAVVADTEILADAPWELTTAGCADIISNYTAVKDWQLAHRLKNVEYSEYSGALSQMTAEMLVGNSDSIKKGLEESAWVVVKALVSSGVAMSIAGSSRPASGAEHLFSHQLDRLVPNGALHGHQVGVGSIVTEYLHSGEQGEWRDIRDALDTMGAPTTAAGLGISDETVIEALTTAHTIRDRYTILGDGVSEEAAIEAATFTGVI, encoded by the coding sequence ATGTTCGACAAATCGAAGTGGATTCAGCTCCCGCGGAACGTCCTCGTCGGCCACGAGGTGTTGGAGGAGCTCTCCGCGGCGGTGAGTGAACTCTACCTCTCGGGGCGGCCGCTCTTGGTGACGAGTCCGACGCCGAACGAGATAGCGGGCGACCGGGTTCGCGCGCAGTTCGACGACCCGGCGACGGTCACCATCTCCGAGGCGAGTTTCGACTCCGTCGAACGCGTCATCGAGGTCGGCAACGAAGTCGGCGCGGGCTACCTCGTCGCCCTCGGCGGCGGCAAGGCCATCGACACCGCGAAGATGGCCTCCGACAGCCTCGACTGCGGGTTCATCTCCGTGCCGACGGCGGCGAGTCACGACGGCATCGTCTCCGGGCGGTCGTCCATCCCGGAGGGCGACACCCGCCACTCCGTCGCCGCCGACCCGCCGTTGGCCGTCGTCGCCGACACGGAGATTCTCGCGGACGCGCCGTGGGAACTCACCACCGCGGGCTGTGCGGACATCATCTCGAACTACACCGCGGTGAAAGACTGGCAACTCGCCCACCGCCTGAAGAACGTCGAGTACTCCGAGTACTCGGGCGCGCTCTCGCAGATGACCGCCGAGATGCTCGTCGGCAACTCCGACTCCATCAAGAAGGGCCTCGAGGAGTCGGCGTGGGTCGTCGTGAAAGCGCTCGTCTCCTCGGGCGTCGCCATGTCCATCGCGGGCTCTTCCCGTCCGGCCTCGGGCGCGGAACACCTCTTCTCGCACCAACTCGACCGCTTGGTTCCGAACGGCGCACTCCACGGCCACCAAGTCGGCGTCGGCTCTATCGTGACCGAGTACCTCCACAGCGGCGAACAGGGCGAGTGGCGCGACATCCGCGACGCCCTCGACACCATGGGCGCGCCAACCACCGCCGCGGGCCTCGGCATCTCGGACGAGACGGTCATCGAGGCGCTGACAACCGCCCACACCATCCGCGACCGGTACACCATCCTCGGCGACGGCGTGAGCGAGGAGGCGGCGATAGAGGCCGCGACGTTCACGGGCGTCATCTAA
- a CDS encoding LysE family translocator, with the protein MNAIIAEESVLRGWVAGFKAGLGAMTADIIFFVLAALGVVAFVERFPTVRAAMVGVGGVLMLYFAYGAAKDVRSSFRPDARGDGGQSDGTADGDGGADGAAGAVESRATTGFGKAFLLALTNPYQILFWLTMGVGLLKPGTLDVLAETPYVGGELAGTLVVETGSPALVVGFFGGIVLWVTGFPAALVGAERRVDAFAPIVAGVSAVVLAGFGVVFLSQAAGGLL; encoded by the coding sequence ATGAACGCGATTATCGCCGAGGAGAGCGTCCTCCGCGGGTGGGTCGCCGGGTTCAAGGCCGGACTCGGCGCGATGACGGCGGATATCATCTTCTTCGTCCTCGCGGCCCTCGGCGTCGTCGCGTTCGTCGAGCGGTTCCCGACGGTCCGCGCGGCGATGGTCGGCGTCGGCGGCGTCCTCATGCTCTACTTCGCGTACGGCGCGGCCAAAGACGTCCGAAGTTCGTTCCGACCGGACGCCCGCGGCGACGGCGGTCAGAGCGACGGTACCGCGGACGGCGACGGCGGTGCAGACGGCGCGGCGGGGGCCGTAGAGTCGCGGGCGACCACCGGCTTCGGCAAGGCGTTCCTCCTCGCTCTGACGAACCCCTACCAGATTCTGTTCTGGCTCACGATGGGCGTCGGACTCCTGAAACCCGGCACGCTGGACGTTCTCGCGGAGACGCCGTACGTCGGCGGCGAACTCGCCGGGACGCTCGTCGTCGAGACGGGGTCGCCGGCGCTCGTCGTCGGCTTCTTCGGCGGTATCGTGCTGTGGGTGACGGGCTTCCCGGCGGCGCTCGTGGGCGCGGAACGGCGCGTCGACGCCTTCGCACCCATCGTCGCGGGCGTCAGCGCCGTCGTCCTCGCGGGGTTCGGCGTCGTCTTCCTCTCGCAGGCGGCGGGCGGACTGCTCTGA
- a CDS encoding TMEM165/GDT1 family protein → MTSYLEVLTVAFVAQLLVLPGEKVQFIIAGLSTRYNPLVVVAAAGSAFAGWTALEVWFGQALQDAFSPVVLDAVTAILFVTFAVVLYRSAPEPGTTRVDAETDGGTGGLVSERDLPAPIDRIAGHFGGFVPIFSMMAAGEFGDKTQLVTVGLAVQYGATSAIWVGEMLAIIPVSLANAYFFHTFAHRVDMRKAHLFSAVLFLFFGLDTVLSMVTGFSVWETVVGGVSSVVTGLL, encoded by the coding sequence GTGACGAGCTACCTCGAAGTGCTCACCGTCGCGTTCGTCGCGCAGTTGCTGGTGTTGCCCGGCGAGAAGGTGCAGTTCATCATCGCCGGCCTCTCGACGCGGTACAACCCCCTCGTCGTCGTCGCCGCCGCGGGGTCGGCGTTCGCCGGGTGGACCGCCCTCGAAGTGTGGTTCGGGCAGGCGCTACAGGACGCGTTCTCGCCGGTCGTCCTCGACGCCGTCACCGCGATACTGTTCGTCACCTTCGCCGTCGTCCTCTACCGGTCCGCGCCGGAACCGGGGACGACCAGAGTGGACGCCGAGACGGACGGCGGGACGGGGGGACTCGTCTCCGAACGCGACCTTCCCGCCCCGATAGACCGCATCGCCGGTCACTTCGGCGGGTTCGTCCCCATCTTCTCGATGATGGCGGCCGGCGAGTTCGGCGACAAGACCCAACTCGTCACCGTCGGGTTGGCCGTCCAGTACGGCGCCACGTCGGCCATCTGGGTGGGCGAGATGCTCGCCATCATCCCCGTGAGCCTCGCGAACGCCTACTTCTTCCACACGTTCGCCCACCGGGTGGACATGCGGAAGGCCCACCTGTTCAGCGCGGTGCTGTTCCTGTTCTTCGGCCTCGACACCGTCCTCTCGATGGTGACGGGGTTCTCCGTCTGGGAGACGGTCGTCGGCGGCGTCTCCTCCGTCGTGACGGGTCTCCTCTAA
- a CDS encoding metal-dependent transcriptional regulator gives MLSDVMEDYLKAIYQIQAESGPPVSTSAIAEYLGKTPPTVTSMLGKLSDRGLVHREKYKGAELTEEGETVALEVLRHHRLLEAYLAEHLDYSWSEVHDEADALEHHISEEFERRVADVLGNPTVDPHGDPIPSPDLSPLDHEETTRLSDHSVGETVVVARVSDRNQEELEYLADAGITPGTSIEVTDIAPFGMVTVRIGDGDGVEGDEQSLPDAVAASIRVRAAGGSDGESEEVPTT, from the coding sequence GACGTGATGGAGGACTACCTGAAGGCCATCTACCAGATTCAGGCCGAGAGCGGGCCGCCCGTCTCCACCTCCGCCATCGCCGAGTACCTCGGGAAGACGCCGCCGACGGTGACGAGCATGCTCGGGAAGCTGTCGGATCGCGGCCTCGTCCACCGCGAGAAGTACAAAGGAGCCGAACTGACGGAGGAGGGCGAGACGGTGGCGCTCGAAGTCCTCCGTCACCACCGCCTGCTCGAGGCGTACCTCGCGGAACACCTCGATTACTCCTGGAGCGAAGTCCACGACGAGGCGGACGCCCTCGAACACCACATCTCAGAGGAGTTCGAACGGCGCGTCGCGGACGTCCTCGGGAACCCGACGGTGGACCCGCACGGCGACCCGATTCCCTCGCCCGATCTGTCCCCCCTCGACCACGAGGAGACGACGCGACTGTCGGACCACTCCGTCGGCGAGACGGTCGTCGTCGCGCGGGTCAGCGACCGCAACCAAGAGGAACTGGAGTACCTCGCCGACGCGGGCATCACCCCCGGAACGAGCATCGAGGTGACGGACATCGCCCCGTTCGGCATGGTGACCGTCCGCATCGGTGACGGCGACGGAGTCGAGGGCGACGAACAGAGCCTTCCGGACGCCGTCGCGGCGTCGATTCGCGTTCGCGCGGCGGGCGGTTCGGACGGCGAGAGCGAGGAGGTACCCACGACGTGA